Sequence from the Nitrospinaceae bacterium genome:
ATCATGTCGAAATCACCGCTGCAGAAAACATCGGCGTGGAAGGGAGGGGGCAATATTACGATGGCGCCGGAGCGCTTCGCGATATGGTGCAAAACCATTTGATGCAGATCATGGGAGTCGTCGCCATGGAATCCCCCTCGTCCTTTGATTCCACAGCGGTCCGCAATGAAACCGTAAAAGTGTTTCAATCCCTAAGAGAAATTCCACCTGAGGAAGTGAGTAAATTTGCTATTCGCGGTCAATACACCACATCGGTCATTGAGGGCGAAATCATTCCCGGTTACCGCGAGGAAGAAAATGTCCCCGATGATTCGAGGACCGATACCTTTGCCGCGCTTAAGGTTTTTATCGATAACTGGCGTTGGGGAGGCGTTCCTTTTTACATCCGCGCCGGAAAAAGAATGCCCACGCGGGTGACAGAGGTGGCCATCCATTTCAAACCCACTCCGCATTTTCTGTTTGCCAAGGAGAGCAAGGAAAGCGGCGGGTTGAACCAGTTGATCATGCGCATCCAACCCAATGAAGGCATCGTTTTAAAATTCGCCCTGAAGGTGCCTGGCGCCGGGTTTCACGTGCAGAACGTGAACATGGATTTTCATTACTCGCAATTGTCCAACACCCGGGTCGCATCCGCCTATGAGCGGCTGTTGTTGGACTGCATGCTCGGCGACTCCACCCTCTATGCCAGGGAAGATGCTGTGGAAGCCTGCTGGAAGTTTGTCGATCCCATTCTGGATGAATGGCAAAACAATTCCGAGCTCAAAGTCTATGGTTATCCAGCAGGAACGTGGGGCCCGCGAGAGGCCGATGCGTTGTTTCAGGAGCACGGTATCGAATGGCGTTACCCCTGTAAAAATCTGGTGGACGATGGCGTTGTGTGTGAGTTCTAGGTGCCAGCCTGGGGTTAGGGAAAATAGTAACGTTCGATGGATTTATGGCAGAATTGAATTCTATTTTCCCTCTGCGGGGCAGGAAGGCAATGGTGAAATATCTCAAGTGCCGAATAAAAGACCATTGATGACGAGGTGACGGTTTAGTGGCAGGCTCAAAATGAACCCAGACATAAAAATATTTCCGCAACCTGTGATGCTGGCGGAAGCGCTTGCTCAAGGATTGCATAATGCGTCTTTACAGGCTAAAAAAGCAGGGCGTGTTTTCAACCTGGTTCTGGCAGGTGGGAGCACTCCCCGCGCGGTGTACGAATATTTTGCCCGGTCCGGGTTTAATAAAACCATCCCCTGGGATAGGATTCATTTTTTCTGGGGAGACGAACGCTGCGTTCCTGGTGACCACGAAGACAGCAATTTTCAAATGGTCCGGCGGGCACTGTTGGACCCCCTGGCGATTCACAAAGAGAACATTCACCGCATGCAAGGTGAAAACGATCCCGTAAAAGAAGCTTCCCGCTACGCAGAAGAGATTAAAAGTCATTGCCATTTAACTGCTGGAGAAATACCGCGGTTCGACTGGATTCTTTTGGGGTTGGGAACCGACGGCCACACGGCGTCTCTTTTTCCAGGAGTGAAAACCGATGAAGATCCATCGGGAATTTGCGCCGTGGCCACCCACCCTGAAAGCGGACAAAAACGCATCACCCTTACATTAAAAGTGTTGAACCATGCCAGGCGGGTGTCCTTCATCGTTACCGGCAGTGGGAAAGCCCAGGTTCTCGCTGCAATATTCAACCAATCCCCCGAAAGCCAACATTATCCCGCTACCCAAGTGAGTCCCGAGCCGGGAAATCTCGAATGGTTTCTGGATAAAGAAGCCGCATCAAAGCTCTAAAACAAACTCGGATCAGGAAACGAGAACCTCAATCCGGTGAATGCCGGAAGTGCCTGAGGGGAAGGGGTCGCGTAGATCGTCCTGTTGCAGGCCGCTGTATTGGTCGGCGGCGCGGACGGCGATGCGGGTGCGTCCAGGTTTAGGAAAGTTGCAGGGAAATTTCCAGAACACCCAGGAATAGGGAGAAAGCGGTTTGTCGAGCTGCGCCAGAGACCAGGTTCTTTCTCCATCGATGGAGACCTGCACGTATTGAATTCCCCGGTCGCCGGCAAAGGCGATGCCCTGAATCACCGTCTGCCGTGTAAAAAGCGTTTCGTTGTTCTCCGGGACATCAATGCGTGAAATAATTTTGACCTTTGCCTGTTTGGACCAGCCTTTTTTATGCCAGTATCCTTTGGGGCGGTGATTGGCCACTTCGATTTCTTTGATCCACTTCATCTGCTTGATCCCGTAAAGGCCGGGAATCAGAAGACGCAGGGGAAAACCGTGACTCAATGTTAACGGTTCACCGTTCATTTTAGTGGCGAGCATGGCGGCCGAGTGTTTTGCTTTTCTGAGCGGGATGCTTTCATAATATCCATCTTCGGCTCTTAAAATAAGGGTGTTGGTAAAAAAGTGCGGATCGGCCTCGTCGATCAAATCCTTCAATGGAATCCCTTCCCACTCGGCGTTGCCGATAGCGCGTCCACCAACGGGGTTGCCGATGCAGTTGATCGTGATGATTCGCTTTACGGACGGGCGTGAAAGAATCTGTTTGTAGTCCAGCGTGAGCGGTCGATCCACTTTTCCCTTCACCGTCAAGCGCCAGCGTTTAGCAGCCCCCCGCCTCAATGATTTCGGCGGTCCGGAGTAGTCCTCGACATAAAACTCTTCTACCGGGGTGATGGGTAAGGGTTGTTTACGGGTTTTGAAGACACGCGGAACCATATCCGCAAGTGCTTTGAGGGGGAGAAAGATCAGGGCGAGGAAGGCGTAGAGCGAAAACCGTAGAAATTGCGAGCGGGTCATTTTCCTGGCAAGTGAGAACTCACCGAGTTCTCACTACCCACAACAGGAATCGGAGTCGGCAGGTGTTTCCGATTCTGGGTCGGTGACGATGAAATGCACGGCATAAGGCGACGTTTGCATCACCTTCGCCTGGCCTTCATCGATCTCCACTGGGACCCCCACGGGATAGGTGTTTCCATTGTGGATGATGGAATCGAAGGGGCCGGCGTAGGTTGCAGTGTAATCGCCACAGCAGGATTCGGATAGCGACGCGCTGGATTTAAACCCTTCCAGCGTGTAGGAATAGAACTTGATTCCTTCTACAATTTTCCACAGGTAGTCTTTTTTAATCTGAAACCCGTGAAAGCCGTGCGGCCGGGCGGCTTCCAGGAATTCGCCGAGGGTCAAGGCGCCGGAAATGCACTCGCCCCATAACTCCTGGTGGTTGCGCATTTCCTGAGGGACTTCCTTTTCGGAAATGATATCGGCAATGACAAACCTGCCGCCGGGTTTTAAAATCCGGTTGATTTCCTCAAACACGCCACTTTTATTCGTGGACAGGTTGATCACACAGTTGGAGGTGACCAGATCCACACATTGGTCTTCAATAGGAATGGCTTCCAGGAAGCCTTTTTTGAATTCCACGTTGTTGTAGCCAAGATTTTCAGCCACGCGCAGGGCATTGGTTTTAGCGACCTTGAGCATTTCATCGGTCATGTCGATTCCGATAACTTTTCCGGACTGGCCAACGTGTTTTGCGGCGATGAAGCAGTCGATGCCGCCGCCGGAGCCCAGGTCGACCACGGTTTCGCCAGGCCGAATATTGGCGCGGTTTACCGGACTGCCGCATCCGTAGGAAATGGAGCGCACCTCCTCAGGGATGTGTGAGAGGTCGCCGTCGTCGTATTGTGTCGGGCAGCACAGGCTTTCCTGCGCGGTGACAGCCGCTTTCGAGTAAAAATTGCGGACATCTTCTCTTGAAACATCAGGGGTCTCATCGGTTTCACAAGACGAGCGTCTCTCATTCATTTGCCGGCCCTTTCTAAAATTAAATGCCTTGCCATTATTTATTGGCTTCGATCATTTTTTGTATTTTTTCTTTTGTTTCCGGGTTGAGTGCTTCATTCTTTTTGACTGGAGCGTCCTCCCGGCACAAATTTTTAGACAATTTTCTTATGGTTTCTAATTGTTCTTTATAATACAGGCAAACCTCACACATGGCCAAATGGATTTTGATCTTCAAACGTTTGATAACAGAAATCCGGTGATCCATCATTTCTGAAATCAAAGGTGAAGTGTCTTTACAGGTCATGTTTAGCAATCCAAGTATAAAATTCATCAGTTTATCCATACATAGTTATTCCCGCTCTTTCCTGTCAAACCAGTGGATTTCCAGACATTTTTTCAGTTGGTTCCGAGCCCGGTGCAGGATAACCCACAAGTTAGTCGGTTTGATATTAAAATCATTACATATTTCTTCTGTGCTCAATCCTTCAATCTCTTTTAGAACAAAGACTTGCCGGAATTTGTCGGATAGGCCATCCAGGCAGGTGGTCAAGGCTTCTGTAAGTGCTTGATTTTCCGCGAATTTTTCAGGGTCCAGCCCCCAGTGCTGGGGAATTTCCTTCCAATGCCCTGAAGCGTTATATTCACAGGGGTCCTGATCGTCCTGAGGAGCCAGGTCAAAAGTTCTGTTTTTCTTGACTTCGCGGAAGTGGTCGAGAATTTTATGCTTGAGGATACCGAATAGCCAGCTTTTTTCAGAAGACCGCCCGGCAAACGTGTGGGTGGCCTGCAGGGCGGCGAAAAAGGTGACTTGCACGATTTCCTCGGCTGCCGCCGGGTCTTTGACCCGGACCAGGCAATAGCGATACATGAGGTCTCCATACCGGTCCACCCATTGGCTGGTGTCAATTAGCTGTTTATTCATGTGTTGAGTGATAAAGCGAATATAAGTTTGCCTTGATCGTGCTCTGCCAACCCCATATACTTAAAAAACCATGAAGACCATTGACTCAGACGAATGCGCAAAAATATTAAAGGCTTTGGGCGATGAATCCAGGTTGAAGATTTTTCGTCTTCTACTTCAGGGCGAGAGGAGCGTTTCGGAAATCGCTCGCTTGCTGGACATGGTACAACCGCAAGCCTCTCATCACCTCTCGATATTACGTTCCTCTGGTTTGGTTGGGACGCGGCGAGAGGGGAATAAAATCATCAATTTCATTCATCCAGGAAAATATCATCTCACAAAAAAAGAAATGGGCATTCAACTGGGTTGTTGTTCTATAAACTTTGACAAAGCTCCGAAAGCATCGGTTTAATCACCAAATATTTTCGCCCGGATCTCAAACCCGTTTTATCCTACCAGTTTTTCTTTAATTTTGACTTCATAAATTTGCTTCAGGAAGGACTTTACCACTCGGAAAGGGTTGAACGAGATGTCTATGGGGATTTCTGCCAACTGAAAATCCGAGACTTTAAAAAACTCAAGGTTATTTCCCCCCAAAGTTTCTACGGCGTTTAGATCATAAGTTCCAAAATTTTTAATTCGCGCGGCTTCCAGGGCATACACTTTTTCCGGTGGGACGCCTACGATCTCCGTGAGAACCCGGTCCAGGGCGGTCAGGTCCTGTCCCGACGCCATCATGCCCAAAGGATAAGGCATCCCGTTAATAGGTCCCTGGCCCTGCATGGCCTGAATGCCATCGACCAGGGTCAGACTGGGGTTGACGTGTTTGGCGATATCGATCAGCATTTTTCCGAATTGAATTTTGTCGTTATTCACCAGGCAATGAAGCACGGGCTTTCTTTTGCCGATCACCAATCCAAAAAGATTTTTTATGGACAATGTCAGCGTCATCTGACAATGCGATTTGACCTTGGGAAGATTGATGATGTGATCGAATTCTTTTAAGTTTCCGGCAATTTTAAGATGAGGAATGTTTTCTTCCGTTTTCAACGCCACCGGATCTGAAAGTGGAACGATCTTCACTCCGTACTTTTTAACCAGAGGGCCGTAACCCGCTTTACGGGCCACGGCGGGGAGACTTCCAAGCGCAGGGCTGTCGCTGATGGTGATGTGATCAATGGAATAGTTCTTGAGTACCCGGCAGACTGCTTCCAGGACCACGGGGTGAGTGGTCACGCATCGCTCAGGCTTAAAGGCGCGCAATAAATTGGGCTTGAGCAAGACTTTTTGCCCGGAACGGAACGAAGAGTGTGACCTGTTGAAGAGAGTGAAGCTGTCCTCGACGAAGCGTTGCACCGGTTCAAGGTCGTAACTGGCGAGCTTCCTTAAAAGTACTTTTGTTTTCATTTCAGTGATTATACTCGGAGTGCGTGGAGAAACAATAATCTTTAAACTGATGCGGTGCAATCAAAGGGGTCCATACAGCCGTTTATAAACGCCGTGGTTTCGCAAAACGTGTTTGACATAGCGCCGGGTCTCCGGGTAGGGGATGGATTCGATGAAAACATCAGGATCATCGATAGCCCGGAACCGTTTGAGCCATTTCTTCAACACATGCGGTCCGGCGTTATAAGAAATAAGGATGTGCGTCCCATTTTTTCCAAACCGCTTGTTCAGCTGACTCAGATATTTGATCCCAAGTTGAATGTTCAAGTTGGGATCGAACAAGAGTTCCTTGTTAAAAGATGGATCCTTGGGGTCCGAAGCATACAAGCGTTTTCCCGTGGCCGGCATGATCTGCATCAATCCCCTGGCACCCGCTTGGGAAAGGGCTTGCGCATCGAACAAGCTTTCCTGGCGAATGAGGCCTTTGACAAAGTATGGGTCGACATCATGGATCTGGGAAGTTGCCTGAATGGTTTCGGAGTAGGCGAGCGGAAAAAAATATTTCCAGAACTGTTCGGGAAGATCTTTCTCTTCTTGTTTGGATCGGTAATCTTTATATAAATAGAGCAGGCGAACGGATTCCGCGTAGGCTTTTGCGTCGTTGAAAAGGCTGGACAGCCACATCACGCCAGCCTGGTTTTTTCGCACTGATTTTTCCAGTTGGCGAATTTCCTGTTTGGCGTATTCATAAAAACCCAGCTGGATCATTTCGCGGGCCCGGGTATGGTGAAAAGTTTCCTGCGGAGTCAGTGGACGATCCAAACTGCGAGGCAAAACTTTTTCTTCAAGCAATCCTATTTTTTTAACCGTATAAGCTGTATCTTTTTCGATGGAAGTGGGAATGGGAAATTGACTCACCCGTTCCCGGGTCCTTACCCCATAAAACGTGTAAGGATAGTTCCTGGCAATGGTCTTATAGATCTCCCGAGCTTCGCCATCTTTGCCCATTTTTTCCAGGGATTTCCCCTGCCAGAACAAATTGTATTCTATGAAATCCCCTTTCGGAAAATGCTGCACGTTTTCCTTGAACTGGTCATGTGCTTTTTGAAAATGTTTGCGGGTGTAATGGATCCACCCAATGCGCCATGAGCCCCACTGGGCATACTCAGCGTTTCCGTGTCGGGCAGTCAAATGCTTATATTGCCTGAGGGCTTTGGAGTATTGTTTTGCCCCCTCATGAATTCGCCCGATGACAAATTGTGATTTGATCACAATGTTTGAGACTTTATTTTTTTTGCCCACCTTGCTTAAAAACTTAATGGCGGCTTGGTCTTTGCCCAAATTCCAAAGGTCGCGTCCGATTTGATAGTTTGCTTCGTCCGTCCGGCGGTGATTCGGATATTTTTTTAAAAAGGTTTTTAATGTTTTGATGGCTTCAGAGCGTTTCTTCAATCCCTTATAGGCGCTGGCCAGGTAAAAATAATATTTGTCCGGCATCTCGGAGCCGGTTTGAGACTCGTTGACCTCCTGGATCACCTGCTCATATCGCACGCCCTTTAAAAGTTTTCGGATTCTGATAGACCGTTCATTGGAATCCAGCGGTGCAGGGTTCACATGCGGGAGACTTTCCAAACGTTTCATTTCCGATAGCATCTGTAGGGTGATGGGGTGGGCAGGATGGTGGGTGTAGAGATTGCGATACAGAGAATATGCGTTGCTTTCCTGTCCCAGTTCCAGGTGGAGCTCAGCCTGTTGCGAAATTATTTCAGGGAGCAAATCCTTCGATCCCTCGGTAGAAGAATGAGCGGAGATCCCCTGGACCGCTTGATTCAGGACCTCAATGGCCTCCCTGGTTTTTCCCAGTTTTTTTAAAACGTCTGCGCGCAGGAGTTGTGCCCTGTGAATGACAACGGTTTTTGGAAAGTGTTCCAGCAAATGCTTGATCTGTTTCAGAGCGGTTTCATTTTCTCCATTGTCCGAAAATGCTTTTGCCAGCGACCAGCGAATGTAGTCTTCGATTTCTGGATATTCCTTAAGGCTTTTAATGAATAATTCGATCGCTTTTTTCGGGTTGCTTTTTTCCAGTTGGATATGTCCCAAAAGATAGTTTGACCGTTTGATGTCTTCGGGATTGGCACCCGAATTGATATCCGCGAGAAAATGATTTTCCGCTTTGGAATAATTCCCCAGGGTGAACTGTTTGACCCCCCTTTGATAGGAGGAAATTTCCTCCGCTCTGGTTAGAGTGGGAAAAGCGAAGCATAAAATGCAGGCCAGAAATAAAACAGCCGACTGAGGAAGTCGGGAAACAATTTTGTCGCGTAAACTTTCGGGTTCATCCGAATCGTCTGCCGGGATAGGGATAGTGTCCGCAACTTTTTTGAACCAGGTGATCTGTCTTTTCGCGTAGTGACGGGTTTCCCGTTTGATTTCATACACCGCCTGCTCTAATGGTATGGAACCTTCCAGGTGGTTGATCACTTGAGCGTAACCAATGCTTTTAAAGGGTTTTGAATTTTTACTGTAGCCCCGGTTCAGAAGTCCTTTCACTTCATCGACCAGACCTTTTTCCATCATCCCGTCGACCCGTCTGTCGATGTTGTCGTAAAGGTCCTGGCGGTTTCGCTCGATCAGGAAGGTCATTATGGGAAACTCATAGGTTGCCGGGGTTTCCTGAGCATGAAATTCAGAAAATTTTCTTCCTGTCTGGCGGT
This genomic interval carries:
- a CDS encoding RNA polymerase sigma factor — protein: MYRYCLVRVKDPAAAEEIVQVTFFAALQATHTFAGRSSEKSWLFGILKHKILDHFREVKKNRTFDLAPQDDQDPCEYNASGHWKEIPQHWGLDPEKFAENQALTEALTTCLDGLSDKFRQVFVLKEIEGLSTEEICNDFNIKPTNLWVILHRARNQLKKCLEIHWFDRKERE
- a CDS encoding 6-phosphogluconolactonase; its protein translation is MNPDIKIFPQPVMLAEALAQGLHNASLQAKKAGRVFNLVLAGGSTPRAVYEYFARSGFNKTIPWDRIHFFWGDERCVPGDHEDSNFQMVRRALLDPLAIHKENIHRMQGENDPVKEASRYAEEIKSHCHLTAGEIPRFDWILLGLGTDGHTASLFPGVKTDEDPSGICAVATHPESGQKRITLTLKVLNHARRVSFIVTGSGKAQVLAAIFNQSPESQHYPATQVSPEPGNLEWFLDKEAASKL
- the zwf gene encoding glucose-6-phosphate 1-dehydrogenase, translating into MEKPDNCILVIFGASGDLSRRKLIPSLFDLHRLDFLPQNFSVLGVGRSKLTDTKFRDRMMESVEEFSDDKPIDKEELQTFLKKFHFLSIDSSNSDDFAKLKSKLENLDKRYKIGGNFIYYLAVPPSTYEPIIQNLGMQGLQKESSYPVGWKRLIIEKPFGYDLESALKLMKTMTRVFREPQIYRIDHYLGKETVQNILVFRFANGIFEPLWNRNYIHHVEITAAENIGVEGRGQYYDGAGALRDMVQNHLMQIMGVVAMESPSSFDSTAVRNETVKVFQSLREIPPEEVSKFAIRGQYTTSVIEGEIIPGYREEENVPDDSRTDTFAALKVFIDNWRWGGVPFYIRAGKRMPTRVTEVAIHFKPTPHFLFAKESKESGGLNQLIMRIQPNEGIVLKFALKVPGAGFHVQNVNMDFHYSQLSNTRVASAYERLLLDCMLGDSTLYAREDAVEACWKFVDPILDEWQNNSELKVYGYPAGTWGPREADALFQEHGIEWRYPCKNLVDDGVVCEF